One part of the Cyprinus carpio isolate SPL01 chromosome B12, ASM1834038v1, whole genome shotgun sequence genome encodes these proteins:
- the LOC109059051 gene encoding ribonuclease P protein subunit p30-like isoform X1, whose amino-acid sequence MSVFMDLNIISSNDKNRLKSIIETAAHLGYSTVAINYVVEPQQKKQEIPKPQSVSDIFDKFPIVQGKSSPIKVLNRLTIIASDASHFRPTNEYKSFDLVAVYPKTEKLFHAACMTFDVDIICIAVAEKQPFHFKRAPVNGAIDRGVFFETCYAAAIRDTTMRRYTIANAISLMEVCKGKNVIMSSGAERPLELRGPYDIANLGLVFSLSEGDAKAAVSTNCRAVLLHGETRATASGVVYTMKKPKTPQKQEEESPVSKKCMRCSAHSWCPVLTAT is encoded by the exons ATGTCTGTGTTTATGGATCTAAACATAATCAGCAGTAATGATAAAAACAGACTCAAAAGCATCATAGAGACAGCAGCTCACC TTGGCTACTCAACAGTTGCAATAAACTATGTGGTTGAACCACAACAGAAGAAACAG GAAATTCCTAAGCCACAGAGTGTGTCAGACATATTTGATAAATTCCCAATAGTACAG GGCAAATCTTCTCCCATCAAAGTACTGAATCGATTGACCATCATAGCCTCTGATGCATCTCATTTT AGACCAACCAATGAATACAAAAGCTTCGACCTTGTGGCAGTGTACCCCAAGACAGAAAAACTCTTTCAT GCAGCCTGCATGACTTTTGATGTGGACATTATCTGCATTGCAGTGGCTGAAAAACAGCCCTTCCATTTTAAAAGGGCTCCAGTTAATGGG GCTATTGACAGGGGGGTTTTCTTTGAGACCTGTTATGCGGCAGCCATCAGAGACACCACTATGAGGAGATACACCATTGCCAATGCCATCAGCCTCATGGAAGTCTGTAAAGGAAAA AATGTCATAATGTCCAGTGGAGCAGAAAGG CCTCTTGAATTGAGGGGTCCGTATGACATTGCCAATTT AGGGCTTGTGTTCAGCCTGTCTGAGGGAGATGCCAAAGCTGCTGTTTCTACTAACTGTCGAGCTGTCTTGCTTCATGGAG AGACGAGAGCCACTGCATCTGGTGTTGTTTACACCATGAAGAAACCAAAAACTCCCCAGAAGCAAGAAGAAGAATCTCCAGTATCTAAAAAG TGTATGAGATGTTCAGCACATTCATGGTGTCCTGTCCTGACCGCTACATGA
- the LOC109059051 gene encoding ribonuclease P protein subunit p30-like isoform X2, with protein sequence MSVFMDLNIISSNDKNRLKSIIETAAHLGYSTVAINYVVEPQQKKQEIPKPQSVSDIFDKFPIVQGKSSPIKVLNRLTIIASDASHFRPTNEYKSFDLVAVYPKTEKLFHAACMTFDVDIICIAVAEKQPFHFKRAPVNGAIDRGVFFETCYAAAIRDTTMRRYTIANAISLMEVCKGKNVIMSSGAERPLELRGPYDIANLGLVFSLSEGDAKAAVSTNCRAVLLHGETRATASGVVYTMKKPKTPQKQEEESPVSKKKSDAFGNI encoded by the exons ATGTCTGTGTTTATGGATCTAAACATAATCAGCAGTAATGATAAAAACAGACTCAAAAGCATCATAGAGACAGCAGCTCACC TTGGCTACTCAACAGTTGCAATAAACTATGTGGTTGAACCACAACAGAAGAAACAG GAAATTCCTAAGCCACAGAGTGTGTCAGACATATTTGATAAATTCCCAATAGTACAG GGCAAATCTTCTCCCATCAAAGTACTGAATCGATTGACCATCATAGCCTCTGATGCATCTCATTTT AGACCAACCAATGAATACAAAAGCTTCGACCTTGTGGCAGTGTACCCCAAGACAGAAAAACTCTTTCAT GCAGCCTGCATGACTTTTGATGTGGACATTATCTGCATTGCAGTGGCTGAAAAACAGCCCTTCCATTTTAAAAGGGCTCCAGTTAATGGG GCTATTGACAGGGGGGTTTTCTTTGAGACCTGTTATGCGGCAGCCATCAGAGACACCACTATGAGGAGATACACCATTGCCAATGCCATCAGCCTCATGGAAGTCTGTAAAGGAAAA AATGTCATAATGTCCAGTGGAGCAGAAAGG CCTCTTGAATTGAGGGGTCCGTATGACATTGCCAATTT AGGGCTTGTGTTCAGCCTGTCTGAGGGAGATGCCAAAGCTGCTGTTTCTACTAACTGTCGAGCTGTCTTGCTTCATGGAG AGACGAGAGCCACTGCATCTGGTGTTGTTTACACCATGAAGAAACCAAAAACTCCCCAGAAGCAAGAAGAAGAATCTCCAGTATCTAAAAAG